A part of Paenibacillus sp. sptzw28 genomic DNA contains:
- a CDS encoding GNAT family N-acetyltransferase produces the protein MIIRQMNQNDCEYILKAADDWWGGHYSSDMLSRWYIHHFRETCLLAEENGKIVGFIIGFLSQSEPDEAYIRIVMVDPAWRGKGIGRSLYETFFERAGSLGRSVIRCVTAPGKKNSIAFHARLGFMIEPQEQELGGVPAFINYDGRGGNRVVFKKVLDNMSEL, from the coding sequence TTGATCATAAGACAAATGAATCAAAACGATTGTGAATATATTCTGAAGGCAGCGGACGACTGGTGGGGAGGTCATTATTCAAGCGATATGTTATCCAGATGGTATATCCATCATTTCCGCGAAACCTGTCTATTGGCCGAAGAAAACGGGAAGATTGTTGGATTCATTATCGGTTTCCTGTCACAATCCGAACCGGACGAGGCCTATATTCGAATCGTGATGGTTGACCCCGCTTGGCGCGGCAAAGGCATCGGACGCTCGCTTTATGAAACATTTTTCGAACGTGCCGGATCATTAGGAAGAAGTGTCATTCGATGTGTGACTGCTCCGGGAAAAAAGAATTCCATAGCATTTCATGCCCGGCTTGGTTTCATGATTGAGCCTCAGGAACAAGAACTGGGGGGTGTACCGGCATTTATTAACTATGATGGCCGCGGCGGTAACCGGGTAGTTTTCAAGAAGGTCTTGGATAATATGAGTGAGCTTTAA
- a CDS encoding TetR/AcrR family transcriptional regulator translates to MDKIKPRMDPRILRTRQLIRDAFVELLQEMDLEKISVNRIAERATINRVTFYLHYRDIPDMLEKMADDMALDIKRISENTRVNLNTEEDADWPVLVNVLEHIAEHAKFYKVILGSRRTPIFTERLLKLLTESITARWERMENDSCLTTEGIQKDIAIWYASSALIGTIVSWLRNDMPYTPHFLAKQFSLLRPHFQKNKPKGK, encoded by the coding sequence ATGGATAAGATAAAGCCGCGCATGGATCCCCGAATACTTCGTACTCGTCAATTGATTAGAGATGCCTTTGTTGAACTGCTACAGGAAATGGATCTCGAGAAAATTTCAGTTAACCGCATCGCAGAGCGAGCCACTATCAACCGCGTTACCTTCTATCTTCATTATCGAGACATTCCGGATATGCTGGAAAAAATGGCTGATGATATGGCCCTGGACATTAAGCGGATTTCAGAGAATACGAGGGTGAATCTGAATACTGAAGAAGATGCGGATTGGCCGGTACTGGTGAATGTACTCGAGCATATTGCCGAGCATGCAAAATTTTATAAAGTCATTCTCGGCTCCAGACGAACTCCGATCTTTACGGAACGTCTGCTAAAGCTGCTAACGGAATCGATTACCGCCAGATGGGAGAGAATGGAGAACGACTCCTGCCTCACGACAGAAGGTATTCAGAAGGACATTGCCATTTGGTACGCATCTTCAGCCCTGATTGGAACGATCGTTTCTTGGCTTAGAAACGACATGCCATATACTCCGCATTTTCTTGCCAAACAATTTTCTTTGCTTCGGCCTCATTTCCAGAAGAACAAACCAAAAGGGAAGTAA